One Pseudomonas muyukensis DNA segment encodes these proteins:
- a CDS encoding MFS transporter encodes MPLALLALTLAAFAIGTTEFVIVGLIPTIANDLAVTLPSAGLLVSLYALSVAIGAPLLTAMTGRVPRKLLLVGLMALFTAGNLVAWQAPSYESLIMARILTGLAHGVFFSVGSIIATSLVAKEKAASAIATMFSGMTVAFVTGIPLGTFIGQHFGWRVTFLVVAAFGLMALIGALLFVPKRIAHSEPAPLLRQLRVMLQPRLLLVYAMTAVGYGGSLIAFTFLAPILQDIAGFGANSVALVLLAYGVSVALGNIWGGRLADRKGPVQALSIIFALLAVVLMVLTFTAPHPLLVVATVLAWGAVAFGNVPGLQVYVVQQAEKVAPDAVDVAAGFNIAAFNLGVAGGSWGGAQVVQHLGLGHTPWIAALVTLGALALTVYSGRLDRRVPAQPQPVISRA; translated from the coding sequence ATGCCACTCGCCTTGTTAGCCCTCACACTCGCCGCGTTCGCCATCGGCACCACCGAGTTCGTGATCGTCGGCCTGATCCCGACCATTGCCAACGACCTTGCCGTCACCCTGCCATCGGCCGGCCTGCTGGTCAGCCTGTACGCCCTGAGCGTCGCCATCGGCGCACCACTGCTCACCGCCATGACCGGCCGCGTGCCGCGCAAGCTGCTGCTGGTCGGCCTGATGGCGCTGTTCACCGCCGGCAACCTGGTGGCCTGGCAGGCGCCCAGCTATGAATCGCTGATCATGGCGCGCATCCTCACCGGCCTTGCCCACGGCGTGTTCTTCTCGGTCGGCTCGATCATCGCCACCAGCCTGGTGGCCAAAGAAAAAGCTGCCAGCGCCATCGCCACCATGTTCAGCGGCATGACCGTGGCCTTCGTCACCGGTATTCCGCTGGGCACCTTCATCGGCCAGCACTTCGGCTGGCGCGTGACCTTCCTGGTGGTTGCCGCCTTCGGCCTGATGGCCCTGATCGGCGCGCTGCTGTTCGTGCCCAAGCGTATCGCCCACAGCGAACCGGCACCGCTGCTGCGCCAATTGCGGGTGATGCTGCAACCACGCCTGTTGCTGGTCTATGCCATGACCGCCGTCGGCTACGGCGGCTCGCTGATTGCCTTCACCTTCCTCGCCCCGATCCTGCAGGACATCGCCGGCTTCGGCGCCAACAGCGTGGCCCTGGTGCTGCTCGCCTATGGCGTGTCGGTGGCCCTGGGCAACATCTGGGGTGGCCGCCTGGCCGACCGCAAGGGCCCGGTGCAAGCGCTGTCGATCATCTTCGCGCTGCTGGCCGTGGTGCTGATGGTGCTGACCTTCACCGCGCCACACCCGCTGCTGGTGGTCGCCACCGTGCTGGCCTGGGGCGCCGTGGCCTTCGGCAACGTGCCGGGCCTGCAGGTGTACGTGGTGCAACAGGCCGAGAAGGTCGCGCCGGATGCGGTCGACGTGGCCGCCGGCTTCAATATCGCCGCCTTCAACCTGGGCGTGGCGGGCGGTTCCTGGGGCGGCGCGCAAGTCGTGCAGCACCTGGGCCTGGGCCACACCCCCTGGATCGCCGCGCTGGTCACCCTGGGCGCGCTGGCCCTGACCGTCTACAGCGGCCGCCTCGATCGCCGGGTGCCGGCACAACCGCAACCTGTGATCAGCCGCGCCTGA
- a CDS encoding LysR family transcriptional regulator, protein MQDLRQLRYFVAVAECENVGRAAEQLHISQSPLSRQIAQLEDNLGLALFERRNQRLYLTNDGRTFLGEARGLLKHAERLESLGKRLGRGEEGGLCIGYVNHAIHAGVLPGAVRAIRGERPHIHIALYNMTPKEQFEGLRQRSLDIALVCEPPPANDPDLRSHPVFDDPMLLAIPAQHPLANKAELTPGDLHEQEWIITGGQPDQANKRDDFISRCGDAGFTPRLSLEATDPLSVLGLVSAGLGLAMVQGSLSASVGPAVVLRQLDWFQPSVQVWAAWHQVDLRPIVGIFRERVLDLTERAQTAKKTA, encoded by the coding sequence ATGCAAGATCTACGTCAACTGCGCTACTTCGTCGCCGTGGCCGAATGCGAGAACGTCGGCCGCGCCGCCGAACAACTGCACATTTCCCAGTCCCCCCTGAGCCGGCAGATCGCCCAGCTCGAGGACAACCTCGGCCTGGCGCTGTTCGAGCGCCGCAACCAGCGCCTGTACCTGACGAACGACGGCCGCACCTTCCTCGGCGAAGCCCGTGGCCTGCTCAAGCACGCCGAACGCCTGGAGTCCCTGGGCAAGCGCCTGGGCCGTGGCGAGGAAGGCGGCCTGTGCATCGGCTACGTCAACCATGCCATCCATGCCGGGGTGCTGCCCGGCGCGGTACGGGCGATTCGCGGCGAGCGCCCGCACATCCACATTGCCCTGTACAACATGACGCCCAAGGAACAGTTCGAAGGCCTGCGCCAGCGCAGCCTGGACATCGCCCTGGTGTGCGAGCCGCCACCGGCCAACGACCCGGACCTGCGTTCGCACCCGGTGTTCGACGACCCGATGCTGCTGGCCATCCCCGCCCAGCACCCGCTGGCGAACAAGGCCGAGCTGACCCCGGGCGACCTGCATGAACAGGAATGGATCATCACCGGTGGCCAGCCCGACCAGGCCAACAAGCGCGACGACTTCATCTCACGCTGTGGCGATGCCGGGTTCACCCCGCGCCTGTCCCTGGAGGCCACCGACCCGCTGAGCGTGCTCGGCCTGGTATCCGCCGGGCTGGGCCTGGCCATGGTGCAGGGCAGCCTCAGCGCCAGCGTCGGCCCGGCCGTGGTGCTGCGCCAGCTGGACTGGTTCCAGCCCAGCGTGCAGGTATGGGCGGCCTGGCACCAGGTTGACCTGCGGCCGATCGTGGGGATCTTCCGCGAACGGGTGCTGGACCTGACTGAGCGCGCGCAAACCGCTAAAAAGACCGCATAG
- a CDS encoding SDR family NAD(P)-dependent oxidoreductase encodes MNIDLGGRTAIISGSTGGIGLAIARGLARAHADVVIAGRSQKSVDAALAELRAQGGRGQVHGVVADLGSAAGAQTLFAAHPQADILVNNLGIYDDVDFFEVPDSEWARFYETNVLSGVRLSRHYAPGMVEKGWGRILFISSESGIAIPADMINYGVTKSANLAVSHGLAKRLAGTGVTVNSVLPGPTFTDGVANLVAEAAKASGRDVREEADNFVRTARPSSIIQRAAEVDEVAHLVVYLASPYSSATTGAALRVDGGVVDSMAI; translated from the coding sequence ATGAACATCGACCTCGGCGGACGCACCGCCATCATCAGCGGTTCGACCGGCGGTATCGGCCTGGCCATCGCCCGCGGCCTGGCCCGCGCCCACGCCGACGTGGTCATCGCCGGCCGTAGCCAGAAGTCGGTCGATGCCGCCCTGGCCGAACTGCGCGCCCAGGGCGGGCGTGGCCAGGTGCATGGCGTGGTCGCCGACCTGGGCAGCGCCGCCGGCGCCCAGACCCTGTTCGCCGCGCACCCCCAGGCCGATATCCTGGTCAACAACCTGGGCATCTACGACGACGTCGACTTCTTCGAAGTGCCAGACAGCGAGTGGGCCCGTTTCTACGAAACCAACGTGCTGTCCGGCGTGCGCCTGTCCCGTCACTATGCCCCGGGCATGGTGGAAAAAGGCTGGGGCCGCATCCTGTTCATCTCCTCGGAGTCGGGCATTGCCATTCCTGCCGACATGATCAACTACGGCGTGACCAAGAGCGCCAACCTGGCGGTCTCCCACGGCCTGGCCAAACGCCTGGCTGGTACCGGCGTCACCGTCAACTCGGTGTTGCCCGGCCCAACCTTCACCGATGGCGTCGCCAACCTGGTCGCCGAAGCCGCCAAGGCCTCCGGCCGCGACGTCCGTGAAGAAGCCGACAACTTCGTGCGCACCGCCCGCCCCAGCTCGATCATCCAGCGCGCCGCCGAAGTGGACGAAGTGGCCCACCTGGTGGTGTACCTGGCCTCGCCGTACTCCTCCGCCACCACCGGCGCGGCCCTGCGGGTCGACGGCGGCGTGGTCGACAGCATGGCTATCTGA
- a CDS encoding zinc-binding dehydrogenase: protein MSNDHQAWGWTPGAGLDGLQLIRKPLPTPGPGQVLVANQAIALNPVDWKICEWGHADWRQGTVPGVDGAGLVVAVGEGVDLPLGSRVAYHQSLSRDGSFAEHCLLDASLVMHIPANLDIAAAAAVPCPALTAWQALAKVAEGASRDVLVIGAGGAVAFYLVQLAVQRGLQVWATAGQQHHARLRELGVAGVFDYRAGDWQGALQQALGERPLHALFDTVSGAHAASLAHLLGYNGHLVCIQDRQEQAPLPAFSSAISLHEVALNSVHAHGRLLDRQALKAEGERLLQAVADGRLLAPARQDFAFEELPAALRQLKDGSRVGKWVTRL from the coding sequence ATGTCCAATGACCATCAAGCCTGGGGCTGGACCCCAGGTGCCGGCCTCGACGGCCTGCAGTTGATCCGCAAACCCCTGCCTACCCCCGGCCCCGGCCAGGTGCTGGTGGCCAACCAGGCCATCGCCCTCAACCCGGTGGACTGGAAGATCTGCGAATGGGGCCACGCCGATTGGCGCCAGGGCACCGTGCCGGGTGTCGACGGTGCCGGGCTCGTGGTGGCCGTGGGCGAAGGCGTCGACCTGCCGCTGGGCAGCCGCGTCGCCTATCACCAGTCGCTGTCGCGCGACGGCAGTTTCGCCGAACACTGCCTGCTCGACGCCAGCCTGGTGATGCACATTCCTGCCAACCTCGACATCGCCGCCGCAGCCGCGGTGCCATGCCCGGCGCTGACCGCCTGGCAAGCGCTGGCAAAGGTCGCCGAGGGTGCCTCGCGCGATGTGCTGGTAATCGGCGCGGGCGGCGCGGTGGCGTTCTACCTGGTGCAGTTGGCCGTGCAGCGTGGCTTGCAGGTATGGGCCACGGCCGGGCAGCAGCACCATGCACGCCTGCGCGAACTGGGCGTGGCCGGGGTGTTCGACTACCGCGCCGGTGATTGGCAAGGGGCCCTGCAGCAGGCCCTGGGCGAGCGCCCGCTGCATGCGCTGTTCGACACCGTCAGTGGTGCCCACGCGGCCAGCCTGGCCCACCTGCTGGGATACAACGGCCACCTGGTGTGCATTCAGGATCGTCAGGAGCAGGCGCCGCTGCCGGCTTTCAGCAGCGCGATCTCGTTGCATGAGGTGGCGCTCAACAGCGTCCATGCCCATGGCCGCCTGCTTGACCGCCAGGCGCTGAAAGCCGAGGGGGAGCGCTTGTTGCAGGCGGTTGCCGATGGCCGCTTGTTGGCGCCGGCGCGCCAGGACTTTGCGTTCGAGGAACTGCCGGCGGCGTTGCGTCAGCTCAAGGATGGCAGCCGCGTGGGCAAGTGGGTGACGCGGTTGTAA
- a CDS encoding NAD(P)-dependent alcohol dehydrogenase, whose protein sequence is MYTAIGYAAQSPSSPLAPMTFQRRSPRADDVVIEILYCGVCHSDIHQARNEWGIAVYPLMPGHEIVGRVSAVGDQVSRHQVGDLVGVGCMVDSCRHCAACRQDLEQYCLEGPTMTYASPDRIDASNTLGGYASSIVVSEHFVLRLPQGLDLPSAAPILCAGITTYSPLKHHGVGPGHQVGVLGMGGLGHMGIKFAKALGAEVTLFTRSLAKAEEARRQGADHVILSTDAEQMRAAAERFDFLLDTIPVPHDLNPYLETLKFDGVHILVGLVEPIQTPVHAAHLVTKRRVLAGSMIGGIAETQEVLDFCAEHGIGCDVEMLDIADINQAYARMIAGDVKYRFVIDMATLRG, encoded by the coding sequence ATGTACACCGCCATCGGCTATGCCGCCCAGTCTCCCTCCAGCCCTCTGGCCCCCATGACCTTCCAGCGCCGCAGCCCGCGCGCGGACGATGTGGTGATCGAGATCCTCTACTGTGGCGTCTGCCATTCCGATATCCACCAGGCCCGCAACGAGTGGGGCATTGCCGTGTATCCGCTGATGCCGGGCCACGAGATCGTCGGCCGGGTCAGCGCCGTGGGCGACCAGGTCAGCCGCCACCAGGTTGGTGACCTGGTCGGTGTCGGTTGCATGGTCGATTCGTGCCGCCACTGCGCAGCCTGCCGCCAGGACCTCGAGCAGTATTGCCTGGAAGGCCCGACCATGACCTACGCCAGCCCTGACCGCATCGATGCCAGCAACACCCTGGGCGGCTATGCCAGCAGCATCGTGGTCAGCGAGCACTTCGTGCTGCGCCTGCCGCAGGGCCTGGATCTCCCCAGCGCGGCACCGATCCTCTGCGCCGGCATCACCACCTATTCGCCGCTCAAGCACCACGGCGTCGGCCCCGGGCACCAGGTCGGCGTGCTGGGCATGGGCGGCCTGGGCCATATGGGCATCAAGTTCGCCAAGGCCCTGGGCGCCGAAGTGACCCTGTTCACCCGCTCCCTGGCCAAGGCCGAGGAGGCCCGACGCCAGGGCGCGGACCATGTGATCCTGTCCACCGATGCCGAGCAGATGCGCGCGGCGGCCGAGCGTTTCGATTTCCTGCTCGACACCATCCCGGTGCCGCACGACCTCAACCCGTACCTGGAGACCTTGAAGTTCGACGGCGTGCATATTCTGGTCGGGCTGGTCGAGCCGATCCAGACACCGGTGCATGCTGCCCACCTGGTGACCAAGCGCCGGGTGCTGGCGGGCTCGATGATCGGCGGGATCGCCGAAACCCAGGAGGTCCTGGATTTCTGCGCCGAGCATGGGATCGGTTGCGATGTCGAGATGCTGGATATTGCTGATATCAATCAGGCGTACGCGCGGATGATCGCGGGGGATGTGAAGTACCGTTTCGTGATCGACATGGCTACGTTGCGGGGGTGA
- a CDS encoding AraC family transcriptional regulator — translation MHLTRHVDANATLCSLIRRLATGPGFVPTALAQVQVLSWEHYVASSPQIYEPSLIILAQGSKLARLGPRTLEYGAGHYLVQALSVPFMCETFATPDAPLLGVAVDIDRSLLGELVQSMNLAPDAAVQAQTPQSMTSAALDAAMRDSVERLLQCLQDPLDAKVLGPARVREVLYTALRGPQAGVLRALVEQQGHFARIAAALSYLRLHYAEPLGVDELASRANMSVSTFHEHFKRCTDLAPMQYLKRLRLLKAQQMLIGEGLGVAQVAHRVGYQSTSQFSREYKRQFARSPGEELPYQRLPV, via the coding sequence ATGCACCTGACTCGCCACGTGGATGCCAACGCCACGCTCTGCTCGCTGATCCGTCGCCTCGCCACAGGCCCGGGGTTCGTGCCCACCGCCCTGGCGCAGGTGCAGGTGCTGAGCTGGGAGCACTACGTGGCCAGCAGCCCGCAGATCTACGAGCCCAGCCTGATCATCCTCGCCCAGGGCAGCAAGCTGGCACGCCTGGGGCCGCGCACCCTGGAGTACGGCGCCGGGCATTACCTGGTACAGGCGCTGTCGGTGCCGTTCATGTGCGAGACCTTCGCCACCCCCGACGCCCCGCTGTTGGGGGTGGCGGTGGATATCGACCGGAGCCTGCTCGGCGAGCTGGTACAGAGCATGAACCTGGCCCCCGACGCCGCCGTACAGGCCCAGACCCCGCAATCGATGACGTCGGCGGCGCTGGACGCGGCCATGCGCGACAGCGTCGAACGCCTGCTGCAGTGCCTGCAGGACCCGCTGGACGCCAAGGTGCTGGGCCCGGCACGGGTGCGCGAAGTGCTCTATACCGCCTTGCGCGGCCCGCAGGCCGGGGTGCTGCGGGCACTGGTCGAGCAGCAGGGGCACTTTGCCCGCATCGCCGCGGCGTTGAGCTACCTGCGCCTGCATTACGCCGAACCGCTGGGGGTCGATGAACTGGCCAGCCGGGCCAACATGAGCGTGTCGACCTTCCATGAGCACTTCAAGCGCTGCACCGACCTGGCGCCGATGCAGTACCTCAAGCGCCTGCGCTTGCTCAAGGCGCAGCAGATGCTGATCGGCGAAGGCCTGGGGGTGGCCCAGGTGGCGCACCGGGTTGGCTACCAGAGCACGTCGCAGTTCAGCCGCGAGTACAAGCGCCAGTTTGCCCGCAGTCCTGGGGAAGAGTTGCCCTATCAGCGCTTGCCGGTGTGA
- a CDS encoding TetR/AcrR family transcriptional regulator: MSSEHKPVARKRLSRDERRRQLLDVAWRLVREEGTEALSLGRLAEQAGVTKPVVYDHFQTRTGLLVALYQEYDARQTAMLERALAGCAADLADRAWVIAEAYVDCVATQGREIPGVSAALAASPEMEALKRGYDGPFMDKCRQALAPFAAAGEIGVAGLWGVVGAADALSLAAACGELEVEAAKRELQAIIVAMVLRQ, from the coding sequence ATGTCAAGCGAGCACAAACCCGTGGCGCGCAAACGCCTGTCGCGCGACGAGCGCCGGCGCCAGTTGCTGGATGTGGCCTGGCGACTGGTCCGTGAGGAGGGCACCGAGGCCCTGAGCCTGGGGCGCCTGGCCGAGCAGGCCGGGGTGACCAAGCCTGTGGTGTATGACCATTTCCAGACCCGTACGGGGCTGCTGGTGGCCTTGTACCAGGAGTACGACGCGCGCCAGACCGCGATGCTCGAGCGTGCCCTGGCCGGTTGCGCGGCCGACCTGGCGGACCGGGCCTGGGTGATTGCCGAGGCCTATGTGGATTGCGTGGCCACCCAGGGCCGGGAGATTCCCGGGGTCAGCGCGGCGCTGGCCGCTTCGCCGGAGATGGAGGCGCTCAAGCGCGGCTATGACGGGCCGTTCATGGACAAGTGCCGACAGGCCCTGGCGCCGTTCGCCGCGGCTGGCGAGATCGGCGTGGCCGGGCTTTGGGGCGTGGTGGGGGCGGCGGATGCGCTGTCACTGGCGGCGGCCTGTGGTGAGCTGGAGGTTGAGGCGGCCAAGCGGGAGTTGCAGGCGATCATCGTGGCGATGGTGTTGCGCCAGTGA
- a CDS encoding NAD(P)H-dependent oxidoreductase — protein MHALIVIGHHDPDSLTHALARQIAAGLHASGHTSELADLAAEGFDPRFSLADHAVHRRQGKPPADVLAEQARIERADTLLLVYPIYWWSLPALLKGWVERVFSNGWAFDQAADGSTTKRLRGMTAHLVGVAGADASTFERHGYREAMRVQIEHGIFDYCGAQVLSSTLLADSEGGHPQALIEQAKGLGQSLFNELDSAA, from the coding sequence ATGCATGCCTTGATCGTCATCGGCCATCACGACCCCGACTCCCTCACCCACGCCCTGGCTCGGCAGATCGCCGCCGGCCTGCACGCCAGCGGCCACACCAGCGAATTGGCCGACCTCGCCGCCGAAGGCTTCGACCCGCGCTTCAGCCTGGCCGACCACGCCGTGCATCGCCGCCAGGGCAAGCCGCCCGCCGATGTGCTGGCCGAACAGGCGCGCATCGAGCGCGCCGATACCCTGCTGCTGGTCTACCCCATCTACTGGTGGTCGCTGCCCGCCCTGCTCAAGGGCTGGGTCGAGCGGGTGTTCAGCAACGGCTGGGCCTTCGACCAGGCCGCCGACGGCTCCACCACCAAGCGTCTGCGCGGCATGACCGCGCATCTGGTAGGCGTTGCCGGCGCCGATGCCAGCACCTTCGAGCGACACGGCTACCGCGAAGCCATGCGGGTGCAGATCGAGCACGGCATCTTCGACTATTGCGGGGCCCAGGTGCTCAGTTCGACACTGCTAGCCGACAGCGAGGGCGGTCATCCCCAGGCCCTGATCGAACAGGCCAAAGGCCTTGGCCAGTCGCTGTTCAACGAGCTCGACAGCGCCGCCTGA
- the thpR gene encoding RNA 2',3'-cyclic phosphodiesterase gives MVQDARPSGAPFKRLFFALPVAAAQCRALAQWRRGLGLRSGKPVPAENFHVTLVFLGDVDAAQVPAICAAVERVSRPQGPLRVVLDRLQVWPRADALVLEPEQAPVALRQLVYALHQTLLPLGIEAPTREYRPHLTLSRDFRGQLPEAGEAPAFFLAARHFTLYESRKGRYWPLAEWPLAH, from the coding sequence ATGGTCCAGGATGCACGCCCAAGCGGGGCGCCCTTCAAGCGCCTGTTCTTCGCCCTGCCGGTCGCCGCTGCGCAGTGCCGGGCCCTGGCGCAATGGCGCCGAGGCCTGGGCCTGCGCAGCGGCAAGCCGGTGCCGGCCGAGAACTTCCACGTGACCCTGGTGTTTTTGGGCGATGTCGACGCGGCCCAGGTGCCGGCGATCTGCGCTGCGGTCGAACGGGTGAGCCGCCCGCAGGGGCCGTTGCGCGTGGTGCTGGACCGCTTGCAGGTGTGGCCGCGTGCCGACGCGCTGGTGCTGGAGCCCGAGCAGGCGCCCGTCGCCTTGCGCCAGCTGGTTTATGCCCTGCACCAGACGCTGTTGCCGCTGGGAATCGAGGCGCCGACCCGCGAGTACCGGCCTCACCTGACCCTGTCGCGGGATTTTCGCGGGCAGTTGCCGGAAGCCGGTGAAGCACCGGCGTTTTTCCTGGCGGCGCGGCACTTCACCTTGTACGAGTCGCGCAAGGGACGCTATTGGCCCTTGGCCGAGTGGCCCCTGGCGCATTAG
- the lpxO gene encoding lipid A hydroxylase LpxO, producing the protein MKIALVLIFVCSIAYVHLRGRVRHKLTRQLGDHSSFLAPVNAFLYLFSKHPAKPYLPVEAFPELKVLQDHWQEIRAEGQQLLQAGEIKKSDNYDDVGFNSFFKTGWKRFYLKWYGESHPSAMTLCPRTTELLQGIGSVKAAMFATLPPGAKLVRHRDPYAGSYRYHLGLDTPNDDGCYIDVDGEKYSWRDGEGVVFDETYIHYAANTTEHNRIILFCDVERPLKYRWASAFNRWFSRNVMAAAAAPNDASDKTGGINRLFTRIYKIRERGKAMKKRNRTRYYLEKWAVVAALVLVFIYI; encoded by the coding sequence ATGAAAATTGCACTCGTACTGATCTTCGTATGCTCGATCGCCTATGTTCACCTGCGCGGTCGGGTTCGCCACAAACTGACTCGCCAGCTGGGTGACCACTCCAGTTTCCTGGCCCCGGTCAACGCCTTCCTCTACCTGTTCTCCAAGCACCCGGCCAAGCCGTACCTGCCGGTGGAGGCCTTCCCCGAGCTGAAGGTGCTGCAGGACCACTGGCAGGAAATCCGCGCCGAAGGCCAACAGCTGCTGCAGGCCGGCGAGATCAAGAAGTCCGACAACTATGACGATGTCGGCTTCAACTCGTTCTTCAAGACCGGCTGGAAACGCTTCTACCTGAAGTGGTACGGCGAGAGCCACCCTTCGGCGATGACCCTGTGCCCACGCACCACCGAACTGCTGCAAGGCATCGGCTCGGTCAAGGCGGCGATGTTCGCCACCTTGCCGCCAGGCGCCAAGCTGGTGCGCCACCGCGACCCCTACGCCGGTTCCTACCGCTACCACCTGGGCCTGGACACGCCCAACGACGACGGCTGCTACATCGACGTCGACGGCGAGAAGTACTCCTGGCGCGACGGCGAGGGCGTGGTGTTCGACGAGACCTACATCCACTACGCCGCCAACACCACCGAGCACAACCGCATCATCCTGTTCTGCGACGTCGAGCGCCCGCTCAAGTACCGCTGGGCGAGCGCCTTCAACCGTTGGTTCAGCCGCAACGTCATGGCTGCCGCCGCAGCCCCCAACGACGCCAGCGACAAGACCGGCGGCATCAACCGCCTGTTCACCCGCATCTACAAGATCCGTGAACGCGGCAAGGCCATGAAAAAGCGCAACCGCACCCGCTACTACCTGGAAAAGTGGGCGGTGGTCGCGGCGCTGGTGCTGGTCTTCATCTACATCTGA
- a CDS encoding carboxymuconolactone decarboxylase family protein: MSMMDWDAYRKQLMAGIGDLKQLSPDTVAGYMTASGAGAKTNHLDAKTRELISLAVAVTTRCDGCIAVHSQQAVKHGASREEIAEALGVAVAMNAGAALVYSARALDAVGKA; encoded by the coding sequence ATGAGCATGATGGACTGGGACGCCTACCGTAAGCAGTTGATGGCCGGCATCGGCGATCTCAAGCAGCTCTCCCCCGATACCGTGGCCGGCTACATGACCGCCAGCGGCGCCGGGGCCAAGACCAACCACCTGGATGCCAAGACCCGCGAACTGATCTCCCTGGCCGTGGCCGTCACCACCCGCTGCGACGGCTGCATCGCCGTGCACTCGCAGCAGGCGGTCAAGCACGGCGCCAGCCGCGAGGAAATCGCCGAAGCCCTGGGGGTGGCGGTGGCGATGAATGCTGGCGCCGCGCTGGTCTACTCGGCCCGGGCCCTGGATGCCGTGGGCAAGGCCTGA
- a CDS encoding GNAT family N-acetyltransferase — protein sequence MIQIRPMTPEDFERFWPTFQAIVQARQTYAFDPGLDFERARALWLETPLRTLVAEEDGALLGSYFLKANAAGPGGHVGNCGYMVCASARGRGVARLMCEHSQKLARQEGFLALQFNSVVATNEVAVALWHKLGFETVGRLPKAYRHAEQGLVDCLVMYKWLADEPVLEKPPLLIGRKNIEARVSRRRGR from the coding sequence ATGATCCAGATCCGCCCCATGACCCCGGAAGATTTCGAACGCTTCTGGCCGACCTTCCAGGCCATCGTCCAGGCCCGCCAGACCTACGCCTTCGACCCCGGGCTCGATTTCGAGCGGGCCCGCGCGCTGTGGCTGGAAACCCCGCTGCGCACGCTGGTGGCCGAAGAGGACGGCGCATTGCTCGGTTCGTATTTCCTCAAGGCCAATGCCGCCGGGCCCGGTGGCCACGTGGGCAACTGCGGCTACATGGTCTGTGCCAGCGCCCGTGGCCGCGGCGTGGCCAGGTTGATGTGCGAGCACTCGCAGAAACTCGCCCGCCAGGAAGGTTTCCTGGCCCTGCAGTTCAACTCGGTGGTGGCGACCAACGAGGTGGCCGTGGCGCTATGGCACAAGCTTGGCTTCGAGACGGTCGGGCGCTTGCCCAAGGCCTATCGCCATGCCGAACAGGGCCTGGTGGACTGCCTGGTGATGTACAAGTGGCTGGCCGATGAGCCAGTGCTGGAGAAACCGCCGCTGCTGATAGGCCGCAAGAATATCGAGGCGCGGGTATCACGCCGGCGCGGTCGCTGA
- a CDS encoding outer membrane beta-barrel protein translates to MFTRHLLRHSCLLALLGAPLAATAAPSSDPLFTLGLLGAYDKFKFEGGSESDKQHMGQGGVFATFGNKMTAESGFIYQIGAEAKYGKKSDNKLKEAQADLDLGWRAALDARNFVDLTLGGGYSWTRFEPEINDLDTRLTYKSPFAKAALGYNHQFDASTLRVEVGARRTIDGRARLKVDDYGSDSVDMKDRTNPYAEVTLLMNQQGGMPVQLGAYYTRTEYKLDEDTPVADNTKLKRDEFGVKVGLAF, encoded by the coding sequence ATGTTTACCCGTCACCTGCTGCGTCATTCCTGCCTGTTGGCCTTGCTCGGCGCGCCCCTGGCCGCCACTGCGGCGCCGAGCAGCGATCCGCTGTTCACCCTCGGCCTGCTGGGCGCCTACGACAAGTTCAAGTTCGAGGGCGGCAGCGAATCGGACAAGCAACACATGGGTCAGGGCGGCGTGTTCGCCACCTTCGGCAACAAGATGACCGCCGAATCCGGCTTCATCTACCAGATCGGTGCCGAGGCCAAGTACGGCAAGAAGAGCGACAACAAGCTCAAGGAGGCCCAGGCCGACCTGGACCTGGGCTGGCGCGCCGCGCTGGATGCGCGCAACTTCGTCGACCTGACCCTGGGCGGCGGCTACAGCTGGACGCGCTTCGAACCCGAGATCAACGACCTCGATACGCGGCTGACCTACAAGTCGCCATTCGCCAAGGCGGCGCTGGGCTACAACCACCAGTTCGACGCCTCGACCCTGCGCGTGGAAGTGGGGGCGCGGCGTACCATCGATGGCCGTGCGCGGCTGAAGGTCGATGACTACGGCAGCGACAGCGTCGACATGAAGGACCGCACCAACCCCTATGCCGAGGTCACCTTGCTGATGAACCAGCAGGGCGGCATGCCGGTGCAACTGGGGGCGTACTACACCCGCACCGAGTACAAGCTCGACGAGGACACCCCGGTGGCGGACAACACCAAGCTCAAGCGGGACGAGTTCGGGGTGAAGGTGGGGTTGGCGTTCTAA